cagtaataagtaataagtaataaggcggtagaaagcaccaagcagtaaaaccaatagcaaatctaagtcatgctgagtcaaacgccaaagaatacaagtgagttttgaggagggctttaaagatgggcagcgaggaggcttgccgaatgttcagtgggaggtcattccagagagatggaccagcaacagaaaaggctcgatcccctctgagcctcagtttagttcttggtacgtctagcaaagactggtccacagacctgaggcgccgggcaggggtgtaggggcgtatgagctcagagaggtaaggtggcgcgagattattcagagatttgaaaacaaagaggaggatcttaaaaataattctaaaatgaatggggagccagtgaagggatgccaaagtaggagttatatgctccctcttacgagtaccagtcaagaggcgagcagcggcattctgtaccagctgaaggcgcttgatggaggactggctgactccaaagtacatggcgttgcagtaatcgagccgggatgtgacaaaggcatgaattactgtctcaaagtgttcatgtgagaggagaggttttattttggccagctgtcttaggtgaaagaagctggatttaacaacggcaccaatttgccgatcgagtttgaaatcactgtccagtttaagtcccaagtttgagaccgttgatttcagataaggagatagggggcccaagtctacaggatggaatgtacaaggtccactggggccaaacaatatcacctctgtcttcttttcgttgaacttcaagaaattttgtgccatccaggttttgatttcttccagacaggataggagtggccttaatgagaaggtgtctttcttgctcagtgggacatagatctggcagtcatctgcatagcagtggaaaggaataccatgtttccttaagatggaacccaatgggagcagatacagcgagaacagcagaggccccagaattgagccctgtggaacaccacatgacaggggagcagtgcgtgattcagagcagccaaggctgacacaaaaggtcctgtcagctagataggacctaaaccaatcaagagcactcccgccaatgcccaccaagtgctgcaaacgagtcagcagaatactgtgatccactgtatcaaatgctgcagttaagtccaataaaaccagacacacgtggtctccagagtcatttgccaggaggatgtcattagaaacgcgtaacagggctgactccgtgctatgcatcgtcttgaaacctgactggaagacctccaagatgttatgttcatccaagaaaagtttcaactgcatgtgcaccactttttccagaattttggaaatgaaaggcagtttggaaatgggtctgtaacttgacagctcatctggatcaagaccaggtttcttgatcaagggttggaccacagcatgtttaaactgttggggaactacaccagaagaaaggctgctgttgatgatatccaagaccgatgcaccaacactcgggagaacctcctgaaagaagcgtgggggaagagagtcgcaaggggagccagatggcttcgtctggcgaactacatcctccaaaagcgccaaggacacagtatcaaaagaatttaggacagctgaacatggaacatggacagaggggtcagatgcggtatttgggaccggaatcctagctgtagagaccttatcaataaagaactgaaggaatctgttgcacatctcggctgaagaatccgagcaagtaggcagagggggtttgagtacagaatctatcgttttaaatagtgcacgagggttgtgacggttggcgagaataaggtccgacagatattttcttttggcctcttttactgtgagctggtagatacgccagctgtctttccaaatttgagaagagacatgcaatttgtctcttttccacttgcgttcagctttgcgacactcctgcctagctgcgcgggtaatgtcgttaaaccatggctcgggtttaggctttggcagcacaatttttgaaggagccaccaaatccaggatggcccggcacgacgagtcgaaccaagaggtgagttcctctgtgttagacgagggtacgcaaaggttattaaaggcatcagagaaacgactagcagtgcgagggttaaaaattcggcgtttacaactaggagcgccagatttcacagcagcatgcgataagactacgtcaaataaaactgccatgtgatcagaaattccattttcaaggacttccagatttgacaccgttataccatgagcaaggacaaggtctaaaatatgtccttgttcgtgtgtcgggctggtcacatactgcacaaaattaaaagagtcgataagtcttaagaagtcttttgctagcgttttttccggacaacatacatggatattaaaatcccccattaggagaatacgatcatatctcagcctgatttccgcaagaaagcttgaaaagtcgcttaaaaagtctttgttgtatttaggaggacttAATTGTGTCTGCgtaattaaaaattaatttatttataatcAGAATCATGATTACTCAGCGTGTTAAATTGAACCCTTTCGGTCCACACGTAAGGAAATTGTTAGGCCTCAGGAGATCAGCctcgttattatttttttaagtgatcaCAGGCCACTCATTTTTGACCACTTTTTGAGGAACGGTATTTAAATGCAACAGCTTCTTTAATTCTTAATagattgacaaaaaaacaacattttaatacCGTTTTGTTCGTTTATTCCAACTCTTCCCAGTGACATTGGTTTTCCTGACGAAAGAAaatactgaattttttttttttatctcagcgGTCAGTAAAAAAAGAGGGGTGGCGAGAAGAAAGAGATGCTCGACAGTAGTAGTTTTCTCCtgcttttggattttttttcatgcctgcCAGTAACATGCTAAGCGGGAACGGCATATTTACACAAACAGCCTGTCGCGTTTATTAAAGATGACAAGGCCCATACACACGCTATACATCGCACGCTATACATCGCTAACTCGACGTGTCATTGAATAAAACCCACGCTGCTCGTTCGTCACAAACAGCACGCCGGCTCAGGTCGACTGAAGGCGGGGAGCACATACGGACACCGTGGAGACTTTGAGGCCCTCCCCGACTCATAATATCAGCTCGTCCCCGTACCCCTGACGAAAATGTTACGTTCCAACATTAACCGTGATGGCACAAAGCACTTGAAAGTCAAAGGTAGCGTTTCCCTACCTACACCCGCGACCAGGGTGCTTCTCGACTGTTGCACCTCCGGGCGAGGTGACTGGGGCTCCCCATGTCCTCGACAGAAGAGCCGTGCGTACAGTCGGACGACCACCCGGTCCTCCCCAGAATGGACTCTTCCGGCTCCGAGGACAACCAGTTTTCACCCGGAGCGCGAATTCATTCAAAGTCGTCCGGCTATGACGTGTTGTCGGTCCTGGGTCGCGGCGCCTACGGGAACGTGGTTAAATGTCGGAAGACCACCGACAACAAGACGGTGGCGGTTAAGACCATCAAGAACCACGGAACATCAGCCAAACGGGCCATATATGAGGTGGGTGACATCCATTAACTACCCGTAGTAACGAAATGTCCCGACGTTCGAGATTTCGAGGTTACGAATGCGCCAGATCAGGAAACGAGGGCACGCTCAGAACTTTCCTACTACACGAAGTGTCCGTCATACACTggtaatgtatatttttaatgtctGCAGCTTTTTTTGTGCTGCATGTACAAagcaaaagttttaaaaaatcacaaacatactgtattcaGTTTTATTATGGAGGTGTTTCTTTAAAATATTTACTATaaattgagtgttttgaaaggcgcttatcaatgaaatgtcttattattattattattattattattattattattattaataataatattaaagtggtgtatatatttttttgaaaattcagtcTGATTCATGCTCTGCCTCACTGGTGGTTCTCAAGAGTACCAGAAGTTGGTTGGCcgtaatctttttttccccagacccACTGAATGGACTGAAAAAGCACATCTCGGCAAATTAGGACCCACGGCTCACATCTAGTCCGTCCACCGTCACTGATGGGCCCTCATGACCGTCTTTATTAAGTCAAAAGTAAAATATAAAGTatgtgctgcttttattttgcatgtCAGCAGCGCAAGCGAACAAGGGCAATGGCTTGCCGCAAGTGTTGCCGATTTAGAGATGTCTCTGTATTTAATTACTGCTCTGACCATTCAAGTAAATATTTTAGAAACTATTGGCTTCACACAGGCGTTAATTTGCCGTCTGCACATAGAGGGTAAACACCTCCTGCTCTGAACCGAGGCATTTTTTAATGTCAGCGTGGATTCGTAGTGTTTATGCTAAATGTTAAGGTACAGATGTGTAATATGTAACAGGTGCCACCTAATGTCTTTATAGATCCTTGCCCtgttaaaaatcaaaaagatGGATGCTGACAAATGCCACCTGGTGCAATGGAACAGCATCTTCAGCATCACCGGACATGTTTGCATTGAATTTGAGCTGTTGGACAAAAGTCTGTACGATTTTGTAAAAGAGCGAAATTTCAGACCACTTCAGCTCAAGGAGATCAGGCCTGTTGTCCATCAGGTATGCTCACCTAGGGAGAAAATGGCTGGAATTtacttttgaaatgaaattgatCTTGATGACCTTTTAGCTGGCAGACATGCTGGACCACTTGAAGGTCTCACAGATCATACACGCAGACCTCAAGATGGAGAATGTGATGCTGGTCAACCAAGTGCAGCAACCCTACAAGATTAAGGTGATCGACTTTGGCCTGGCTGCTCAGGTGTCCACCGCCAAACAGGGCTCGCTCATTCAGACACTCCCCTATCGGTGAGTCAGATTAAATCAGTATACGCCGACTGATAGTTAATGAGGTAACCAAAATACTGGAAGCATGCATTtggcaataaagttgtacttgatacttgatgtaTTATCGGCTGTCCAGATCCGGTGCTCGAGGGCaattatcctgcatgttttagaggaTTTCCTCCTTCACCACATCTGATTAAAATCATCAGGATCATTATCACGCCTCTGTAGAGTTGCTGATGAGTTCAGGAAAATAGTAATTTTTCCGTAATTACACCATCAAACTGCAATGAAAACATTTGGTCAAAATAACCTATTTTCACAATAGATGGCtaatcatctctctctctctccctccgtcTCCCAAGGTCTCCGGAGGTCCTGTTGGGTGCACCATTCACAGAAGCCATAGACATTTGGTCAGTCGGCTGTATTGCTGCATTTTTGTACACGGGCGCTCTGCTCTACCCCGGGAAAAGTGAATACGACATGGTAAGTATAAGTAAGTATACGTTTaccctactttgaaattggctttacGATATTACAATACTCATTTCAGCCCATATTTCCGCGTAGGACAAGAAACCTTGTAAATGTGCTTCACCAATCTCATTGTTTAACATCAATTGcgatacaagtgtaaaaagaagttaacctcTACAAATCAGTTTTTAAAGAGATGTAACTTTTCGAATAATAAACGCGGGAGTCTGAATGCTTTGAACATGAGTCCACTTGCGTCTCATAATTTccgatgtacagtacagtatattcttATGTAGTCCACCCATGACCATAATAGGGATAagtgctatagaaaatggatgggtggatggatggatccaaaTTCTGAATGGTAAATAGTGAATTTGGTGTTGTATTTTCAGGTCAGGTATATTGTGGAGACTCAAGGCCAGCCTCCGGATAATGTTCTTGAAGCTGGACTGCAGACCAGTTGCTTCTTCCAGATGGAGCGCAATTTCAGCTGGAAGCTCAAGGTATGTGCCTCTGATTCTActtgtttaaataaaataatagaaaCGCAGGCTTATCTCGAGCCTCTCTCGTCTCTAGACACCAGAACAGTATCAGAAAGAGACCACCTCAATACCCAAAGAGGCCAGACGCTTTAAATTCCGCTCTCTTGATCGCCTTCTTCATGTAAGCAGTCACTCTTAACGTCTTAACTTCAAAACCGTGTCAATGTATGACATGGGTAATTTTATTTAGTTCCAGCCGGGAATCTTGAACACCAGGCATATTGCCAATAAAGCGGCCAAGACAGCGGATGTGCAGAAGTTTGTGGAGCTGCTGAAAGGAATGCTCCAGCTCGATGCCGCCCAGCGGATGACTCCTCGCCAGGTGCTGGAGCACGACTTCAGCACAATGAGCCATCTTGAGCCTCTTCATGACACCAGCTCTCAGTAAGTCAATACCGTGAAGCCTTTTCAAATCTACAATGCTGTTCCACTTCCAGgttgtttgaataaaaaaaaaaaaaacacacatacatacacacaaaacacacacaaaaacaaaggaagttTCAAAGCTCAACCTTCCGTCAGTCATGAAACCAAAACTGGCAATGCTCTTCACCCACTACAATTTTTGTCATGTTCCCAAAAGGTGCTGTTAAAATTTTCTGTATTTGTTTCCTCTCAAAAGAAGTAATTTGTCTAATTTTCaaattagccttttttttttcttggaagtcaGAACTGCGCAAttcagtaccggtaattgttcaAACGCATgagtttccatttttttatttatctttttacagtaaatatttgaagTAATACACATCTTAAGTACAAATTTTAAACTATGTGCAATAGTCATAATTATCTATTATGTGCAGCAAGTGGGCCTTCCAagaacttctttttttaattttttttttatcttacatTATCTGATGgtgacacatttgtaatttcagcACTATGcagtaaaacattaaaaagtggGAAATGTTGCTCTATGTTTTGAAAGGGGGAAAATGCCATTTCCTTgttagacaaaataaaataactggaagccactattgtagtccaaataataatttgacaaaaacaagtgtgtgtatgtcaaGATGTGTAAGCTATTGTGCGGAGCATTAAGCCTCTCATTTGATTTGGTGCTGTCACTCAGGACAGTGGGTTTTCGTTGAAGGCCTATTTTGGAATGCAAAAATGTTCGCTGGTTCCGACCAGATAACATCAACAAGGATGCTTCTCAGCTGTGATCGATTCTGTCAAGAGGTAGTGAATCCTGACATCAAACATTGAATTTATTTGCACTGAGAAGCACAGTGGATGACCGATTAGCATCCCCGCTTGACAGTTCAAAGGTTATGGGTTCAAAACTGTGCGCCGGCCTTCAGAACTTGTCCCTTTGCTTcggttgtgtgtttttttaattttattttttttaccggtACTGTTgagttcctcccacatccccagaGCGTGCATGTTAAGTTAAATGACGACAAGCAAATGAGCAAGGCATCTTCACAGATCGCTTCCCTTCGCCACATCCAATACTATTACAGCGTTTATGTTAATACCCCCCCACATAACATTTCATGTGCTCCCCTGAGGTCTGGCGACAAAGTTTATGCCATCGTGTGCTGTGGAGCAATTGCAGAGACATATAGTCTTTGTgattttgttgaattttattttttaggcgGAAAGGGATGGCCTAAGTCCTAAAGTGCTTTCAAATACAGTGCTTTGTTTTATTAACGCAGCCGG
This Hippocampus zosterae strain Florida chromosome 4, ASM2543408v3, whole genome shotgun sequence DNA region includes the following protein-coding sequences:
- the LOC127599171 gene encoding homeodomain-interacting protein kinase 1-like; amino-acid sequence: MSSTEEPCVQSDDHPVLPRMDSSGSEDNQFSPGARIHSKSSGYDVLSVLGRGAYGNVVKCRKTTDNKTVAVKTIKNHGTSAKRAIYEILALLKIKKMDADKCHLVQWNSIFSITGHVCIEFELLDKSLYDFVKERNFRPLQLKEIRPVVHQLADMLDHLKVSQIIHADLKMENVMLVNQVQQPYKIKVIDFGLAAQVSTAKQGSLIQTLPYRSPEVLLGAPFTEAIDIWSVGCIAAFLYTGALLYPGKSEYDMVRYIVETQGQPPDNVLEAGLQTSCFFQMERNFSWKLKTPEQYQKETTSIPKEARRFKFRSLDRLLHFQPGILNTRHIANKAAKTADVQKFVELLKGMLQLDAAQRMTPRQVLEHDFSTMSHLEPLHDTSSHVQSCFHIMSACSNKTTLQSLGGKGFDPSPLNEPHDDEPCCCSPASPEVYEIMAQDERSDPS